ATGTCCCCATTCATCTAAAACATCTTTAATTAAAACTTCTTGTAACCAAATTTTAGCAACAACGGTTAATGGTAAGGCTAATAATAATCCTAAAAAGCCGAAGAAAGTCACAAAAAATAGCTGGGCAATTAAAGTGATTGCTGGTAGCAGTGAAACTTGATGCGCCATCACAATCGGCGTGATGAAATTGGTTTCAACCTGTTGAATAAAAATGTAGAGAATTAAAACAGCAAGGCATTTCCAGGGGTCATCTAATAGAGCGATCGCCAATGCTGGAACTACACTCATGGTAGGTCCAAGGTTGGGAATTAAGTTCATAAATCCCGCCAAAACTGCTAGTGCTAAAGCTGCTTTCACATGCAATATTGACAAGCCAATCAAACTCATCAGTCCCACGACAAAAACAGCAAAGCCTGCACCTGTAATCCACCCCTCCAAAGAGTCTTCGCATTTGTCCAAAATTCCATCCACTCGCCGGCGATAAAATGAGGGAAATAGCCGCACAAATACTTTACGGTAGGCGTGCGGGTCGGCTAATAACATCGCTGTTAACACCAGCACTAGTAAAACTTTAACGACAACTTCTAAGGAGCCAGAGACAAAAGCGAAAGAGTTTCCCAGTAGTTTATTGACGAATGGTTGTGCTTGTTCGCTGAGACTGTTAAAGTCGGGTATAAAAGGACTCAACTGACTAGGAACTAGAGTTTTCAGCATATCTAGCCAAGTATTGAAGCGCTGAAAACCTTGGGGAACTCGGTCAGTTAGCTCTTGAAATTGCTGTGTGAAAGGCGGGACAATCAACCAGAAAAAACCGACGATACCAGCAAAAAAGATAGCCACCGACAGGAAGACGGCGAATCCACGCTTCATTCCCAAACGCTGGAAGTATCGCGCTAGTCGATTTAAGGTTGTCGCTAAGACAACTGCAGCAAACATGAGCAATAGTACATCTCGAATTTGCCACAAGATGTATAAGGAAAGAACTATGGCGATTAAGCCGATCCATTGACCTAGGTTCACAAGCTTACTCCCAGATGTTGGCAAAACGAGATTTTAAAACTCCGAGAGAGGGATTGGTCATTGGGTATAGGGCATTGGGCATTGGGCATTGATAATTTGTATTCTTCCATCACCCCATCTTCCTATGCCCCATTTTCCCATGCCCCAAGCCCCATGCCCAAGAAGGGGTGGTGTTTTTTATGAATTTTGTTTTTGGGCTTGGAATCGCCAGGCTAAGGCGATCGCCATAATCACTGACGGTAATAATACCAGAATCAGCGCGTTTGTTGCTGTCCCGGCAATCGGTAAAATCGGGGCTGCATACTTAATCAAGACCGATAGCACGGTCGAAAGCAGAAGCACTTTTACAATCAATCCTAGCTGATTTTCCATAGAAGTTCGGCAATACACATTGTTTTGTGGGGTATACACGAATTTTGCGTACACCATCTAGTTTCTAGAATAGACCTACAAACACAAATCTTTGCATCCCATATTCTAGTCTCACAACTGCCACTCTCAATCACAAGATCATCAATGCTTAATCGGTTGTTAAATTTAATGCTTCATAATACTTAACATAAACACCATATTTACTGGTTCATTACAGGGTTTGTCAAGTAAATAGACCACGTGTTCAGGGCGCAAAGCCTTAACGGATACCTCTGATGAATGCTGGGTTTAACCCCTCATCGCACGGAAAAATCAGGGTTGTTGGCGTTGTTTGATGATCTGTAGTTATTGCATGAAAATTGCGTAAGTCTCTCAACAGACTGGATATAAGACTTCTAGATGTGTTTGGCAACAGTAAAAATACCATCCCCTTGATACATCACCATGATTTACTTACCAGTTTCATTACTACTATTTCTGGTGTTGCTGCTACTACTACCATTCATTTGGTTTGCGGTAGCAGTAGATGTGGTGGAAATCGCCGTGGCTAAGTTGGGTTTTTCTCCGAATATTGCCTTTTTCTTGTTGGTGCTGGTAATTCTCACTAGCACTATCAATATACCCCTCTACCGCCTAGCAGCTCCTATCCAATTGGTAGATGAATTCGCCTCGCTGTGGTCAAGAGAATTTCGGGGTATTCCCTTAACAAGAGTGGATAGCTCGACTGTGATTGCTGTAAATGTCGGTGGCGGCTTAATTCCAGTGCTGTTGGCATTATACCAATTTACTCAGGGAAATGCCTTAGCAATTTTGCTAGTTACAACCATTGTCAGCATTGTCAGCTACTTTGCAGCGCGGGTAGTTCCGGGTATAGGTATCCAAATGAACCCGTTACTGGCACCCCTCACAGCCGCTTTATCTGCAATGTTAATAGCCTCACCCCATGCAGCACCTGTCGCCTTTGCCG
The Gloeotrichia echinulata CP02 DNA segment above includes these coding regions:
- a CDS encoding AI-2E family transporter, whose product is MNLGQWIGLIAIVLSLYILWQIRDVLLLMFAAVVLATTLNRLARYFQRLGMKRGFAVFLSVAIFFAGIVGFFWLIVPPFTQQFQELTDRVPQGFQRFNTWLDMLKTLVPSQLSPFIPDFNSLSEQAQPFVNKLLGNSFAFVSGSLEVVVKVLLVLVLTAMLLADPHAYRKVFVRLFPSFYRRRVDGILDKCEDSLEGWITGAGFAVFVVGLMSLIGLSILHVKAALALAVLAGFMNLIPNLGPTMSVVPALAIALLDDPWKCLAVLILYIFIQQVETNFITPIVMAHQVSLLPAITLIAQLFFVTFFGFLGLLLALPLTVVAKIWLQEVLIKDVLDEWGHSHTKEAELVIVSESSAGDEKIDSLRLETPASDDNYSNFH
- a CDS encoding DUF1614 domain-containing protein is translated as MIYLPVSLLLFLVLLLLLPFIWFAVAVDVVEIAVAKLGFSPNIAFFLLVLVILTSTINIPLYRLAAPIQLVDEFASLWSREFRGIPLTRVDSSTVIAVNVGGGLIPVLLALYQFTQGNALAILLVTTIVSIVSYFAARVVPGIGIQMNPLLAPLTAALSAMLIASPHAAPVAFAGGVLGTLIGADLLHLKDIQAMSAGVLSIGGAGVFDGIALCGLFALLLS